The following coding sequences are from one Rhizobiaceae bacterium window:
- a CDS encoding alpha/beta hydrolase — MKASDADIIIVPGHGNSGPDHWQTRWQERLSTARRVAQANWDKPDRHDWSARLADTVNESARPVVLVAHSLGIPTVVNAIPRFTADVRGAFLVAPPDLESRKLKPRALKAFGPYPRDPLPFPSITIGSRNDPYCDFAVAEDLAAAWGSLFIDAGEAGHINADAGYGPWPEGSLTFAKLLSRL, encoded by the coding sequence ATGAAAGCATCGGACGCCGACATCATCATCGTTCCCGGCCACGGAAACTCCGGACCGGATCACTGGCAGACGCGCTGGCAGGAGCGCCTGTCCACCGCACGTCGTGTCGCGCAGGCGAACTGGGACAAGCCGGACCGTCACGACTGGTCGGCGCGGCTGGCGGACACCGTCAACGAATCCGCCCGCCCGGTCGTGCTAGTCGCCCATTCGCTCGGCATCCCGACCGTCGTCAACGCCATTCCGCGCTTCACCGCGGATGTGCGCGGCGCTTTCCTTGTCGCCCCGCCCGATCTGGAGAGCAGGAAGCTCAAGCCGCGCGCGCTGAAGGCGTTCGGTCCCTACCCGCGCGATCCCCTGCCCTTCCCGTCGATCACGATCGGCAGCCGCAACGATCCATATTGCGATTTTGCGGTGGCCGAGGATCTGGCGGCTGCGTGGGGCTCGCTCTTCATCGATGCCGGCGAGGCGGGCCACATCAATGCGGATGCGGGCTACGGCCCATGGCCGGAAGGCTCGCTGACCTTCGCGAAACTGCTGTCGCGGCTCTGA
- a CDS encoding glutathione S-transferase family protein: MEEPLLYGSDYSVYVRIARLALIEKGIEHRLVPVDVFAAEGLPDWYRQIHPFGRIPAFEHDGFRLFETSAITRYVDEGFDGPPLQPADPRQRARMNQIIALLDAYAYRSMVWDIYVETVSKPKSGGEVDEARVAAAVGVARTALETLSALKANGPFLLGDAPSLADLHAAPIFAYFVKAPVSASLMEPHAELSGWWERMRTRSAFAATEPTFG; the protein is encoded by the coding sequence ATGGAAGAACCCCTTCTCTACGGTTCCGACTACAGCGTCTACGTGCGCATCGCGCGGCTGGCACTGATCGAGAAGGGGATCGAACACCGCCTCGTCCCGGTGGACGTTTTCGCGGCCGAGGGCCTGCCGGACTGGTACCGGCAGATCCATCCGTTCGGCCGCATCCCCGCCTTCGAGCATGACGGCTTCCGCCTGTTCGAGACGTCGGCGATCACCCGCTACGTGGACGAAGGCTTTGACGGACCTCCCTTGCAGCCGGCCGATCCGCGGCAGCGGGCGCGGATGAACCAGATCATCGCGCTGCTCGACGCCTACGCTTACCGTTCCATGGTCTGGGACATCTATGTCGAGACCGTCTCGAAGCCGAAATCCGGCGGCGAGGTGGACGAGGCGCGCGTCGCGGCCGCCGTCGGGGTCGCCCGCACTGCGCTCGAAACCCTTTCCGCGCTGAAGGCGAACGGTCCATTCCTGCTTGGCGACGCGCCGTCGCTCGCCGACCTGCACGCCGCGCCGATCTTTGCTTATTTCGTCAAGGCTCCGGTTTCAGCGTCGCTGATGGAGCCCCATGCCGAGCTTTCCGGCTGGTGGGAACGCATGCGGACGCGTTCCGCCTTTGCGGCGACCGAGCCGACCTTCGGATAG